The Rhopalosiphum maidis isolate BTI-1 chromosome 1, ASM367621v3, whole genome shotgun sequence genome has a segment encoding these proteins:
- the LOC113548167 gene encoding myosin heavy chain, non-muscle isoform X5, with translation MDMDTDRSDPFMKYLAVDRNQLNDQPTQAEWTQKRLVWVPHESQGFVSAGIKGERGDEVEVEIAETGKRVLVDKDVIQKMNPPKFDKSEDMAELTCLNEACVLHNIKDRYYSGLIYTYSGLFCVVVNPYKRLPIYTENIMERYKGNKRHEVPPHVFAVTDTAYRSMLQDREDQSILCTGESGAGKTENTKKVIQYLAYVAASKPKGVIQHASPGPALVVGELEQQLLQANPILEAFGNAKTVKNDNSSRFGKFIRINFDASGFIAGANIETYLLEKSRAIRQAKDERTFHIFYQLLSGATAEQKAEFILEDPKTYSFLTNGNLRVPGVDDAAEFRETVNAMNIMGMTTEDYSAIFRIVSAVMLFGNMQFKQERNSDQATLPDNTVAQKVAHLLGLSITEMTKAFLRPRIKVGRDYVSKAQTKEQVEFAVEAISKACYERMFRWLVNRINRSLDRSKRQGASFIGILDMAGFEIFELNSFEQLCINYTNEKLQQLFNHTMFILEQEEYQREGIEWKFIDFGLDLQPTIDLIDKPMGVMALLDEECWFPKATDKSFVEKLMSAQSVHPKFHKTDFRGVADFSIIHYAGKVDYSAHKWLMKNMDPLNENIVQLLQSSQDSFVTHIWKDAEIVGIAHQALTDTQFGARTRKGMFRTVSQLYKEQLNKLMITLRNTNPNFVRCIIPNHEKRAGKIDAQLVLDQLRCNGVLEGIRICRQGFPNRIPFQEFRQRYELLTSNAIPKGFMDGKKACEKMIKALELDTNLYRVGQSKIFFRAGVLAHLEEERDFKISDLIVNFQAFCRGYLARRNYQKRLQQLNAIRIIQRNCSAYLKLRNWQWWRLYTKVKPLLEVTKQEEVLSIKEEELKVVKEKLDSQQRGVLELEKKYQTAVDEKNALAEQLQAEVELCAEAEEMRARLAARKLELEEILHDLEARIEEEEERSSTLAQEKKKLQININDLEEQLEEEEGARQKLQLERVQMDAKLKKLEEDLALAEDTNVKQVKEKKVLEERAADLAQTLAEEEEKAKHLAKLKAKHETSIAELEERLLKDNQQRQEMDRTKRKVETEVNDLKEQLNEKKAQVEDLQLQLGKREEELTQAFMRIDEEAASKAQSQKALRELESQLGELQEDLEAERTARSKAEKQKRDLNEELEALKHELLDSLDITAAQHELRAKREQELATLKKSLEEDTQSHEIIITEMRHKHSQEISVINEQIESLKKSKSQLEKSKQTLEAENADLAAELKSSASSKSELERKRKITESQLSEIQSKFAESERSKNELIDRLSKLSNESESIVNQLEAAELKASAAEKSAGTMETQLQETQTLLEEETKLKLSLNSKLKQIESEKEMLQEQLEEEEESKKNMEKQIVALNLQITETRKKMEDDAESTAAMEASYKKIFKDVELLQRQIEELQATNDKLEKSKKKLQSELDDINIDLEAQRSKVIELEKKQRIFDKTLAEEKAVSEQMAIERDTAEREAREKETRVLSLTRELDELMVKVEELERGKRTLQNELDELINNQGTADKNVHELEKAKRILESQLAEIRVQNEDLEDELQITEDAKLRLEVNMQALRAQFERDLVAKEEQSEEKRRGLLKQIRDIEAELEDERKQRSTAMAGRKKIEADYKDLEQQLDMHNKLKEDALKQLKKLQVQLKDATRDAEEARASRDELSATSKETERKLKSVEAELLLLTEELSASERARRVAESERDDLHEEMNSNSNKGTLMVDEKRRLEARISTLEEELEEEQTMSEALNERIRKALIQIEQLNSDLANERATTQKLETNKMLFDRQNKELKAKLAEIETNQRVKTKTAISNLESKIANLDEQLESEAKERQLQQKANRKLEKKMKEVVMQLEDERRTIEQYKEQVEKSNARVKTLKRQIEEAEEEISREKHQKRKIQRDLDELLESNESISRENNNLRSKLRRTGVTTTSRIGATGSKRGSTIDDLSTVHGSSLDDSLESNNGSNDTNSLGAEDMWSR, from the exons acatATTCTGGTCTCTTTTGTGTAGTGGTAAATCCATACAAGAGATTACCTATCTACACAGAAAACATAATGGAACGTTACAAAGGTAACAAACGTCACGAAGTGCCACCACACGTATTCGCAGTAACTGATACTGCATACAGATCGATGTTACAag atcGAGAAGATCAATCTATACTATGTACTGGAGAATCAGGTGCTGGAAAAACCGAGAACACGAAaaaagttatacaatatttggcTTACGTGGCTGCATCAAAACCCAAAGGAGTGATTCAACACGCT TCCCCTGGTCCAGCTTTAGTTGtt gGTGAACTCGAACAACAGCTATTACAAGCTAATCCCATTTTAGAAGCATTTGGTAATGCAAAAACTGTGAAAAATGACAATTCTTCTAGATTt ggTAAATTTATTCGTATTAATTTTGATGCTTCTGGTTTCATTGCTGGTGCTAACATTGAAACttatttattggaaaaatCGAGAGCTATACGACAAGCAAAAGATGAACGTACATTCCATATTTTCTACCAATTGCTATCTGGAGCAACTGCTGAACAAaaag ccGAATTTATACTTGAGGACCCTAAAACTTATAGTTTCCTTACAAATGGTAATCTCCGTGTGCCTGGTGTAGATGATGCTGCTGAGTTTAGAGAAACTGTTAATGCTATGAATATCATGGGAATGACAACTGAAGATTATTctg ctattttCCGAATTGTGAGTGCTGTCATGTTGTTTGGAAACATGCAGTTTAAACAAGAGCGTAACAGTGATCAAGCAACATTACCTGATAACACAGTTGCCCAAAAAGTTGCTCATCTATTGGGTTTGTCGATAACTGAAATGACTAAAGCCTTCCTTAGACCTCGTATCAAAGTAGGCAGAGACTATGTGTCCAAAGCTCAGACCAAAGAACAAGTGGAATTTGCTGTAGAAGCTATTTCTAAAGCGTGTTATGAACGTATGTTCCGTTGGCTTGTTAATCGCATTAATCGATCTTTAGATAGGTCTAAAAGACAAGGAGCATCATTCATTGGAATCTTGGATATGGCtggatttgaaatatttgaa ttaaactCGTTTGAACAACTGtgtataaattacacaaaTGAAAAACTGCAACAGTTATTCAACCATACCATGTTTATTTTAGAACAAGAAGAATATCAAAGAGAAGGTATTGAAtggaaatttattgatttcggATTGGATTTGCAACCCactattgatttaattgaCAAA CCTATGGGTGTTATGGCCTTATTGGATGAAGAATGTTGGTTTCCAAAAGCCACTGATAAATCAtttgtagaaaaattaatgtcAGCCCAAAGTGTTCATCCTAAATTCCATAAAACAGACTTTAGAGGTGTTGCTGATTTCTCAATAATCCACTATGCTGGAAAAGTTGATTACTCTGCACATAAGTGGCTTATGAAGAATATGGATCCattgaatgaaaatattgttcaacTCCTTCAATCTTCTCAAGATTCTTTTGTAACTCATATCTGGAAGGATGCAGAAATTGTAGGTATAGCTCATCAAGCTCTCACTGATACACAATTTGGAGCACGGACAAGAAAAGGAATGTTCCGTACAGTGTCGCAATTATACAAAGAACAATTGAACAAGTTAATGATCACCTTAAGAAACACTAATCCTAATTTTGTAAGATGTATTATTCCAAATCACGAGAAAAGAGCCGGTAAAATCGATGCCCAACTTGTACTAGATCAACTACGATGCAATGGAGTTTTGGAAGGAATTAGAATTTGTAGACAGGGTTTCCCCAATCGTATTCCATTCCAGGAGTTTAGACAACGGTATGAACTTCTTACATCAAACGCTATACCCAAAGGTTTTATGGATGGTAAAAAGGCTTgtgaaaaaatgattaaagcTCTTGAACTAGATACAAATCTCTATCGTGTTGGTCAGTCCAAAATATTCTTCAGAGCCGGTGTTCTTGCTCATTTAGAAGAAGAACGAGACTTCAAAATTTCTGACCTCATTGTCAATTTCCAA GCTTTCTGCAGAGGGTACTTAGCAAGAAGAAATTATCAAAAACGTCTACAACAATTGAATGCAATTCGTATCATTCAGCGCAATTGTTCAGCATATTTAAAACTGAGAAATTGGCAATGGTGGAGATTATATACTAAAGTTAAACCTCTTTTAGAAGTTACCAAACAGGAAGaagtattatctattaaagAAGAAGAATTGAAGGTAGTCAAGGAAAAATTAGATTCTCAACAGCGTGGTGTTCTTGAACTCGAGaagaa aTATCAAACAGCAGTGGATGAGAAAAATGCCTTGGCTGAACAACTACAAGCAGAAGTTGAATTATGTGCTGAAGCTGAAGAAATGAGAGCTAGACTTGCTGCTAGGAAATTAGAACTAGAAGAAATATTACATGATCTAGAAGCTAGAattgaagaagaagaagaaagaTCTAGTACATTAGCTCAAGAGAAAAAGAAGTtacaaattaacataaat gaTTTGGAAGAACAATTAGAAGAAGAAGAAGGAGCACGGCAGAAACTTCAATTAGAACGTGTTCAGATGGATGCTAAACTCAAAAAATTAGAAGAAGATCTTGCGCTTGCTGAAGACACTAATGTGAAACAAGTCAAAGAAAAAAAGGTTTTGGAAGAAAGAGCTGCAGATTTGGCACAAACTTTAGctgaagaagaagaaaaagcAAAACATTTAGCTAAATTAAAAGCAAAACATGAAACATCAATTGCAGAATTAGAAGAACgtttattaaaagataatcAACAAAGACAGGAAATGGACCGTACTAAACGTAAAGTTGAAACTGAG gtaaatgatttaaaagaaCAGCTAAATGAAAAGAAAGCTCAAGTAGAAGACTTACAATTACAACTTGGTAAACGAGAAGAAGAATTAACACAAGCTTTCATGAGAATTGATGAAGAAGCTGcaa gTAAAGCACAATCTCAAAAGGCTCTCAGGGAATTGGAATCTCAACTTGGGGAACTTCAAGAAGATCTTGAAGCCGAACGTACTGCTAGAAGTAAAGCTGAGAAACAAAAACGTGACCTTAATGAAGAACTTGAAGCCTTAAAACACGAGCTTTTGGATTCTTTGGACATAACTGCTGCACAACATGAACTTAGAGCTAAACGAGAacag GAATTGGCAACCTTAAAGAAATCATTAGAAGAAGATACACAATCGcacgaaattattattaccgaaATGCGACACAAACACAGTCAAGAAATATCCGttataaatgaacaaatagaATCCTTGAAAAAA tCTAAAAGTCAATTGGAAAAATCCAAGCAAACTCTTGAAGCCGAAAATGCTGATCTTGCTGCTGAACTGAAGTCTTCCGCATCTTCAAAATCCGAATTAGAAAGGAAACGTAAAATTACTGAATCTCAACTTA gtgaGATACAAAGTAAATTTGCTGAATCAGAACGTtcgaaaaatgaattaattgatAGACTTTCTAAACTTAGCAATGAATCTGAATCCATTGTTAATCAATTGGAAGCAGCTGAACTTAAAGCTTCTGCTGCTGAAAAATCAGCAGGAACAATGGAAACTCAGCTGCAAGAAacacaa acACTTCTAGAAGAAGAAACCAAGTTGAAATTGTCATTAAACTCGaaactaaaacaaattgaaaGTGAAAAAGAAATGTTACAAGAACAGttagaagaagaagaagagtCCAAGAAAAACATGGAAAAACAAATAGTTGctcttaatttacaaattactgAAACACGGAAAAAAATGGAAGATGATGCTGAGTCGACCGCTGCAATGGAAgcttcttataaaaaaatctttaag gatgTGGAATTGTTACAACGACAAATTGAAGAACTACAAGCAACAAATGATAAATTGGAAAAATCTAAGAAAAAACTTCAATCAGAATtagatgatattaatattgatttagaaGCCCAACGATCCAAGGTTATCGAACTTGAGAAAAAACAAAGAATATTTGACAAAACCCTTGCTGAAGAAAAG gcgGTTTCCGAGCAAATGGCTATTGAACGTGACACTGCTGAAAGAGAAGCTCGAGAAAAGGAAACACGTGTGCTTTCTTTAACCAGAGAACTTGATGAACTGATGGTGAAAGTTGAAGAATTGGAAAGAGGAAAGAGAACACTTCAAAATGAGTTAGatgaattgattaataatcaaGGAACAGCTgacaaaaat gttcaTGAACTGGAAAAAGCTAAACGAATATTAGAATCACAATTGGCTGAGATACGTGTACAGAATGAAGATTTGGAAGATGAACTTCAAATAACTGAAGATGCTAAATTAAGACTTGAAGTAAACATGCAAGCATTGAGGGCTCAGTTTGAACGTGATCTTGTT gCCAAAGAAGAGCAGAGTGAAGAAAAACGTAGAGGACTTTTGAAACAAATTCGTGACATTGAAGCTGAACTGGAAGATGAACGCAAACAAAGATCAACTGCAATGGCTGGTCGCAAGAAAATTGAAGCTGATTATAAAGATCTAGAACAACAGTTAGACATGCACAACAAATTAAAAGAAGATGCattaaaacaacttaaaaaactACAAGTTCAATTGAAGGACGCTACTCGTGACGCTGAAGAGGCTAGAGCTTCTCGCGATGAGCTTTCTGCTACGTCAAAAGAAACTGAACGTAAATTGAAATCGGTTGAAGctgaattattgttattgacaGAAGAGCTGTCTGCATCTGAAAGAGCTAGGCGTGTAGCTGAAAGTGAACGTGACGATTTGCATGAAGAAATGAATAGCAATTCTAACAAGGG TACATTAATGGTTGATGAAAAGCGTCGTCTGGAAGCAAGAATATCTACATTAGAAGAAGAATTAGAAGAAGAACAGACCATGTCAGAAGCGTTGAATGAACGAATTAGAAAGGCTCTTATTCAGATTGAACAATTGAATTcgg atTTGGCAAATGAACGAGCAACAACACAAAAATTGGAGacgaataaaatgttatttgataGACAAAACAAAGAATTAAAGGCCAAATTAGCAGAAATTGAAACCAATCAAcgagtaaaaactaaaactgcTATTTCCAACTTGGAATCTAAGATTGCCAATCTCGACGAACAACTGGAATCTGAAGCTAA AGAAAGACAATTGCAACAAAAAGCTAATCGTAAAttagagaaaaaaatgaaagagGTTGTGATGCAATTAGAAGATGAAAGAAGAACAATTGAACAGTACAAGGAACAAGTAGAAAAG agCAATGCTAGAGTCAAAACGCTGAAGAGGCAAATTGAAGAAGCAGAAGAAGAAATCAGCAGAGAGAAGCACCAGAAACGAAAAATTCAACGCGATCTCGATGAACTTTTGGAATCCAATGAATCAATATCTAGGGAGAACAATAATTTGAGAAGCAAACTCAg gcgaACTGGAGTGACCACGACTTCCAGAATAGGTGCTACTGGAAGTAAACGAGGTTCAACAATTGATGATTTATCAACAGTCCACGGTAGTTCTCTTGATGATTCGTTGGAGTCAAACAATGGATCAAATGATACAAATTCTCTTG gtGCCGAAGACATGTGGTCTCGATAA